The following are from one region of the Coffea eugenioides isolate CCC68of chromosome 2, Ceug_1.0, whole genome shotgun sequence genome:
- the LOC113762803 gene encoding autophagy-related protein 3, with product MVLKQKIHEAFKGAVESITSHRTVSAFKEKGVLSVNEFIIAGDNLVSKCPTWSWESGEPNKRKPYLPADKQFLITRNVPCLRRAASVEEEYEAAGGEVLLDNEDNDGWLATHGKPRESKSDDNENLPSMDTLEISKKNTIQSFPSYFGGEDEDNIPEMDELEDVDNLIETDPATLETPYLVAHEPDDDNILRTRTYDVSITYDKYYQTPRVWLTGYDESRMLLESKRVLEDVSQDHAHKTVTVEDHPHLSGKHASIHPCRHGAVMKNLIDVLMSRGGEPEVDKYLFLFLKFIASVIPTIEYDYTMDFDLGSSSS from the exons ATGGTACTCAAGCAGAAGATTCACGAAGCATTCAAGGGTGCGGTTGAGAGTATCACAAGCCATCGAACGGTTTCCGCCTTCAAGGAGAAAGGCGTCCTCAGCGTCAACGAGTTCATCATCGCCGGCGACAACCTCGTATCCAAGTGCCCTACTTGGTCGTG GGAATCAGGTGAGCCAAACAAGAGGAAGCCGTATTTACCTGCCGACAAGCAATTCTTGATAACAAGGAATG TGCCTTGTCTTAGGAGAGCTGCATCAGTAGAGGAAGAATACGAGGCTGCTGGGGGTGAAGTTTTACTTGATAATGAGGACAACGATGGTTGGCTGGCCACACACGGGAAACCTAGag AAAGCAAAAGTGATGACAACGAAAATTTGCCTTCTATGGACACCCTAGAAATCAGCAAGAAGAATACCATCCAGTCATTTCCATCATACTTTGGAGGTGAGGATGAGGACAATATTCCAGAAATGGATGAGTTAGAGGATGTTGACAATCTTATTGAGACAGATCCT GCAACACTTGAGACTCCATACCTTGTGGCGCATGAACCTGATGATGACAATATTCTGAGAACCCGAACATATGATGTTAGCATAAC GTATGACAAATATTATCAAACTCCTCGCGTATGGCTGACTGGCTATGATGAG TCAAGGATGCTTCTAGAATCCAAGCGTGTTCTTGAAGATGTTAGTCAAGACCATGCACACAAAACG GTAACTGTTGAGGATCATCCACACTTGTCTGGAAAACATGCATCCATTCATCCATGCCGCCATGGAGCTGTGATGAAGAATCTCATTGATGTTCTTATGTCACGTGGTGGTGAACCGGAAGTGGACAA GTACCTATTCTTGTTCTTAAAATTCATAGCCTCAGTGATTCCAACTATTGAGTATGATTATACAATGGACTTTGATCTTGGTAGCTCCAGCAGCTAG
- the LOC113762183 gene encoding 8-amino-7-oxononanoate synthase-like isoform X1 produces MAAWCWDYWVAEALLKLESLKVMRSLRPIHLIRPESNQTESDELEFYDGLRQWDRASVEVQISETTFQKWLQDIPSSGDDTVIGNGEDDDGAGPCGGKFKKLLIFSGNDYLGLSSHPTVIKAAVKAAQLHGMGPRGSALICGYTNYHRLLESALADLKKKEDCLLCPTGFAANMALITAVGSVGLLLAEGGKPKRDERVAIFSDALNHASIIDGIRLAEKQGSLVNIVYRHCDMVHLNSLLSSCTMKKKVVVTDSLFSMDGDFAPIVELVKLRRKHGFLLAIDDAHATLVCGKTGGGAAEKFKCENDVDICIGTLSKASGCHGGFIACSKKWKQLIQSRGRSFIFSTSTPVPIAAAAHAAVNVAKQETWRRKAIWNRVLEFRAMTRIPITSPIISLIVGSEVKALEASRHLLKSGFHVTAIRPPTVPSNSCRLRIALSAVHTRDDLRKLVTALSECINFEEIGFNCKNYSSKL; encoded by the exons ATGGCTGCGTGGTGCTGGGATTACTGGGTGGCAGAGGCTCTCTTAAAGCTCGAGTCTTTAAAGGTTATGCGATCTCTGAGACCCATCCACCTAATTCGCCCCGAATCCAACCAAACGGAATCAGATGAGCTAGAGTTTTATGATGGATTGCGGCAATGGGATAGAGCCTCCGTGGAAGTTCAAATTTCAGAAACCACATTCCAAAAATGGCTGCAAGACATTCCCAGTTCCG GGGATGACACTGTAATTGGGAACGGTGAGGATGATGATGGAGCAGGGCCATGTGGCGGAAAGTTCAAGAAGTTATTAATTTTCTCTGGGAATGATTACCTGGGCTTGAGTTCCCACCCAACTGTTATCAAGGCCGCTGTAaag GCAGCTCAGTTGCATGGGATGGGACCCAGAGGTTCTGCATTAATTTGTGGTTACACAAATTACCACAGGTTGCTGGAGTCGGCGTTAGCAGACTTAAAGAAGAAAGAG GATTGCCTTCTTTGTCCCACAGGCTTTGCAGCCAACATGGCACTTATCACAGCAGTTGGAAGTGTTGGTTTGCTGTTAGCTGAAGGGGGAAAACCTAAAAGGGATGAAAGAGTTGCCATTTTTTCTGATGCACTCAACCATGCATCAATCATCGATGGTATCCGCCTTGCCGAGAAACAAGGGAGTTTAGTCAACATTGTCTACCGACACTGTGACATGGTCCACCTTAATTCGTTATT GTCAAGTTGCACGATGAAGAAGAAAGTTGTTGTTACTGATAG CTTGTTCAGTATGGATGGAGACTTTGCACCAATAGTTGAGCTTGTGAAGCTACGCAGGAAGCATGGTTTTTTGTTGGCAATTGACGAT GCTCATGCAACATTGGTTTGTGGCAAAACTGGTGGTGGTGCTGCAGAGAAGTTCAAGTGTGAAAATGATGTTGACATTTGCATAGGCACTTTAAGTAAGGCTTCTGGTTGCCATGGTGGATTTATAGCCTGCAG CAAGAAATGGAAGCAACTGATACAGTCAAGGGGTCGCTCTTTCATATTTTCAACTTCTACTCCGGTACCAATTGCTGCAGCAGCACACG CTGCTGTTAATGTAGCAAAACAGGAGACATGGCGTAGAAAGGCCATTTGGAATCGGGTGCTAGAATTCCGTGCCATGACAAGAATTCCCATTACTAGTCCCATTATTTCCCTTATTGTAGGGAGTGAAGTGAAGGCCTTGGAAGCTAGCCG GCATCTTCTGAAATCTGGTTTTCATGTAACCGCTATAAGGCCCCCAACAGTGCCTTCAAACTCATGCAG GTTAAGGATAGCCCTGAGTGCTGTGCACACGCGGGATGATTTGAGAAAGCTCGTAACTGCATTGTCTGAATGCATCAATTTTGAGGAGATAGGATTCAACTGTAAAAATTATTCATCCAAACTGTGA
- the LOC113762183 gene encoding 8-amino-7-oxononanoate synthase-like isoform X2 gives MAAWCWDYWVAEALLKLESLKVMRSLRPIHLIRPESNQTESDELEFYDGLRQWDRASVEVQISETTFQKWLQDIPSSGDDTVIGNGEDDDGAGPCGGKFKKLLIFSGNDYLGLSSHPTVIKAAVKAAQLHGMGPRGSALICGYTNYHRLLESALADLKKKEDCLLCPTGFAANMALITAVGSVGLLLAEGGKPKRDERVAIFSDALNHASIIDGIRLAEKQGSLVNIVYRHCDMVHLNSLLSSCTMKKKVVVTDSMDGDFAPIVELVKLRRKHGFLLAIDDAHATLVCGKTGGGAAEKFKCENDVDICIGTLSKASGCHGGFIACSKKWKQLIQSRGRSFIFSTSTPVPIAAAAHAAVNVAKQETWRRKAIWNRVLEFRAMTRIPITSPIISLIVGSEVKALEASRHLLKSGFHVTAIRPPTVPSNSCRLRIALSAVHTRDDLRKLVTALSECINFEEIGFNCKNYSSKL, from the exons ATGGCTGCGTGGTGCTGGGATTACTGGGTGGCAGAGGCTCTCTTAAAGCTCGAGTCTTTAAAGGTTATGCGATCTCTGAGACCCATCCACCTAATTCGCCCCGAATCCAACCAAACGGAATCAGATGAGCTAGAGTTTTATGATGGATTGCGGCAATGGGATAGAGCCTCCGTGGAAGTTCAAATTTCAGAAACCACATTCCAAAAATGGCTGCAAGACATTCCCAGTTCCG GGGATGACACTGTAATTGGGAACGGTGAGGATGATGATGGAGCAGGGCCATGTGGCGGAAAGTTCAAGAAGTTATTAATTTTCTCTGGGAATGATTACCTGGGCTTGAGTTCCCACCCAACTGTTATCAAGGCCGCTGTAaag GCAGCTCAGTTGCATGGGATGGGACCCAGAGGTTCTGCATTAATTTGTGGTTACACAAATTACCACAGGTTGCTGGAGTCGGCGTTAGCAGACTTAAAGAAGAAAGAG GATTGCCTTCTTTGTCCCACAGGCTTTGCAGCCAACATGGCACTTATCACAGCAGTTGGAAGTGTTGGTTTGCTGTTAGCTGAAGGGGGAAAACCTAAAAGGGATGAAAGAGTTGCCATTTTTTCTGATGCACTCAACCATGCATCAATCATCGATGGTATCCGCCTTGCCGAGAAACAAGGGAGTTTAGTCAACATTGTCTACCGACACTGTGACATGGTCCACCTTAATTCGTTATT GTCAAGTTGCACGATGAAGAAGAAAGTTGTTGTTACTGATAG TATGGATGGAGACTTTGCACCAATAGTTGAGCTTGTGAAGCTACGCAGGAAGCATGGTTTTTTGTTGGCAATTGACGAT GCTCATGCAACATTGGTTTGTGGCAAAACTGGTGGTGGTGCTGCAGAGAAGTTCAAGTGTGAAAATGATGTTGACATTTGCATAGGCACTTTAAGTAAGGCTTCTGGTTGCCATGGTGGATTTATAGCCTGCAG CAAGAAATGGAAGCAACTGATACAGTCAAGGGGTCGCTCTTTCATATTTTCAACTTCTACTCCGGTACCAATTGCTGCAGCAGCACACG CTGCTGTTAATGTAGCAAAACAGGAGACATGGCGTAGAAAGGCCATTTGGAATCGGGTGCTAGAATTCCGTGCCATGACAAGAATTCCCATTACTAGTCCCATTATTTCCCTTATTGTAGGGAGTGAAGTGAAGGCCTTGGAAGCTAGCCG GCATCTTCTGAAATCTGGTTTTCATGTAACCGCTATAAGGCCCCCAACAGTGCCTTCAAACTCATGCAG GTTAAGGATAGCCCTGAGTGCTGTGCACACGCGGGATGATTTGAGAAAGCTCGTAACTGCATTGTCTGAATGCATCAATTTTGAGGAGATAGGATTCAACTGTAAAAATTATTCATCCAAACTGTGA
- the LOC113755026 gene encoding protein DYAD-like, translating to MLFWYPANDVDQEVQSADFLFNNVEVEVGSVYEIDHLHLPPRTPVQLRSIRVAMVSEKTELNVAMRFPSMESLKTYFSNSIREMYPALDEKFVMGTVLAAKVLLRQIPSQEFAENKHLEGFWLVNAAAVNVSEEDNSYRNGNCWTELKGMGMVRWGTRRQVKFLERHKENMSGNLRSPSSFRTGGKKAIEVIRKPAEAKDEDDNDDEQEEREEDDGDDDEREDDVADVANEETEAEEETQEMNRNLKRKRYKLRNGTTRQKAKKVEREKKKKKLKKTHARRGRNKCRELLVMENPKDRWSAERYQLATKNLLEVMKAKGATAGNPILRPDLRAEARKKIGDTGLLDHLLKHMAGKLAPGGEERFRRRHNADGAMEYWLESADLVKIRKDAGVNDPYWIPPPGWKPGDCPTQDPICAKELRLLKEEISHLKRNALEMVPRKQLEEEVGKLRREIDKLVSNKKQGVNQAIGFSSNQCDISEKFDQLANSLVSSKSHLTELPVSLEKYKDQLIVIQDFARGIEEEIKKLMPEAKGGARSNTELIVSKESGTAGKEIVELEKGTKEQEVQVVVNVGELEGSAKAENAAAAEAATAEKKAAKIERLKSGFRICKPQGTFLWPNMARNICNNTATGSTTSHNMVSPRVVVQVEDLLVVPTPPSVSSSTAVAPPLLPYYHTTNTNNHHQPTSPVKPLAERRAVKVTVSTLSNDHGDHSDSSTVTTTTTANKKTIPINLNDVPYNSVEVLSGLPSSLPRPAATSTLMPQLLPDEGKKETSRPWEVMTGGVGCGNNAASETTGHLQKQPTKCCSSSASCLSPEKAMGNWLALATANSASDQSSQG from the exons ATGTTGTTTTGGTACCCAGCAAATGATGTGGATCAGGAAGTTCAATCTGCAGATTTCCTATTCAACAACGTGGAAGTGGAAGTTGGATCTGTTTACGAGATTGACCATCTTCACTTACCTCCTCGAACTCCTGTTCAACTCAGGTCCATCAGAGTTGCCATG GTCAGTGAGAAGACAGAGCTGAATGTGGCAATGAGATTTCCGAGCATGGAGTCGCTTAAAACCTATTTTAGCAACAGCATCAGAGAGATGTATCCAGCCTTAGATGAGAAGTTTGTGATGGGAACAGTGCTTGCTGCCAAAGTGCTCCTTCGGCAGATCCCTTCTCAGGAGTTTGCCGAGAATAAGCATTTGGAGGGATTCTGGTTGGTGAATGCTGCTGCAGTCAATGTTTCTGAAGAGGACAATAGTTACAGGAATGGCAACTGTTGGACGGAGCTCAAGGGCATGGGAATGGTTCGGTGGGGAACCCGACGACAGGTCAAGTTTCTGGAAAGGCACAAAGAAAACATGAGTGGCAACCTTCGGTCTCCTTCGAGTTTTAGAACAGGTGGTAAAAAGGCAATTGAAGTCATTAGAAAACCAGCAGAAGCTAAAGATGAAGATGATAACGAT GATGAAcaagaagaaagggaagaagaTGATGGAGATGATGATGAAAGGGAAGACGACGTGGCTGATGTTGCAAACGAAGAAACTGAGGCAGAAGAGGAGACCCAAGAGATGAATAGAAATCTCAAGAGAAAGAGGTACAAGCTGAGAAATGGTACTACCAGACAGAAGGCAAAGAAAGTTGAACgtgagaagaagaagaagaagcttaAGAAGACTCACGCCAGGAGGGGCAGAAACAAATGCCGGGAACTCTTAGTGATGGAAAACCCCAAAGATAGATGGTCTGCTGAGAG GTACCAACTTGCAACAAAGAACCTTTTGGAGGTTATGAAAGCCAAGGGGGCCACAGCTGGTAACCCAATTCTCAGGCCCGACCTGAGGGCAGAGGCAAGGAAGAAGATTGGGGACACTGGGCTGTTAGACCATCTCCTCAAGCACATGGCCGGTAAGCTTGCACCAGGTGGAGAAGAACGGTTCAGGAGGCGGCATAATGCGGATGGTGCGATGGAGTACTGGTTAGAAAGTGCTGATCTTGTCAAAATAAGGAAGGATGCTGGTGTGAATGATCCCTATTGGATCCCACCACCTGGATGGAAGCCTGGTGACTGCCCCACTCAGGACCCTATCTGCGCTAAGGAGTTGAGGCTCTTGAAAGAAGAGATTTCCCATCTTAAAAG AAATGCACTGGAGATGGTGCCCAGAAAGCAGCTGGAGGAGGAAGTTGGAAAGCTAAGAAG AGAGATTGACAAGCTTGTCTCCAACAAGAAGCAAGGGGTAAACCAAGCTATTGGATTTTCGTCAAATCAGTGCGACATCAGTGAAAAGTTCGATCAGCTTGCTAATTCATTGGTTTCTTCAAAGTCTCATCTTACCGAACTACCCGTTTCACTG GAGAAGTACAAGGATCAATTAATTGTCATTCAAGATTTTGCAAGAGGAATAGAG GAAGAAATAAAGAAGCTCATGCCGGAAGCTAAAGGAGGAGCACGGTCCAACACCGAATTAATTGTGTCAAAGGAGTCTGGTACTGCTGGAAAAGAGATCGTGGAATTGGAGAAAGGGACGAAGGAGCAAGAAGTACAAGTAGTAGTAAATGTTGGGGAGCTGGAGGGTTCAGCTAAAGCAGAAAATGCAGCGGCAGCGGAAGCAGCAACGGCAGAGAAAAAAGCAGCAAAGATCGAAAGGCTGAAGAGTGGGTTCAGGATCTGCAAGCCCCAGGGGACGTTCCTTTGGCCAAACATGGCCCGCAACATCTGCAACAACACCGCCACCGGTAGCACTACTAGCCACAATATGGTGTCCCCTCGGGTTGTGGTCCAGGTTGAGGATCTTTTAGTGGTCCCAACTCCACCTTCAGTCTCTTCCTCCACTGCCGTGGCTCCCCCTTTGCTCCCTTACTACCATACCACCAACACTAACAACCACCACCAACCAACTTCTCCAGTGAAGCCTCTAGCCGAGAGACGTGCTGTGAAAGTCACGGTCTCCACATTGTCTAATGACCATGGGGATCACAGTGACTCCTCCACTGTGACAACCACCACCACTGCAAACAAGAAAACAATTCCTATCAACCTAAATGATGTTCCTTATAATTCTGTCGAAGTATTATCTGGCCTCCCTTCATCTTTACCACGTCCCGCTGCAACTTCTACTTTGATGCCTCAG TTGCTACCCGATGAAGGTAAAAAGGAGACAAGTAGACCTTGGGAAGTGATGACTGGTGGGGTTGGCTGTGGTAATAATGCAGCAAGTGAAACAACGGGACATCTCCAGAAGCAGCCAACCAAGTGCTGCTCTTCATCAGCTTCATGCTTGTCCCCCGAGAAGGCAATGGGGAATTGGCTAGCTCTGGCAACTGCTAACTCTGCCTCTGATCAGTCCAGCCAGGGTTGA
- the LOC113764150 gene encoding uncharacterized protein LOC113764150 — translation MVKAIRVHELGGPEVLKWEDVEVGEPKEGEIRVKNKAIGLNFVDIYFRKGIYDAPSLPFIPGVEAVGVVTAVGPGTAGREVGDLVAHAGRTMGAYAEEQIVPVDKAVLLPPLIDPIVAASCMAKGMTSQFLLHRCFKVEPGHNVLIHAAAGGVGSLLCQWANALGATVIGTVSTQQKAAQAKEDGCHHVIIYKEEDFVSRVHEITSGKGVEVVYDSVGKDTFEGSLACLKARGYMISFGQSSGIPDPVPLSALAAKSLFLARPLLRHYNLTREELLETAGEVFAKVASGELRVRVNHTYPLSQAAEAHYDLENRKTSGSVVLIPDAVDQ, via the exons ATGGTGAAAGCCATCAGGGTTCACGAACTTGGCGGCCCAGAG GTCCTGAAATGGGAAGATGTCGAAGTAGGGGAGCCAAAGGAAGGAGAGATCAGAGTGAAAAATAAGGCTATTGGACTTAACTTCGTTGATATTTATTTCAGAAAAGGGATTTATGATGCCCCCTCATTGCCCTTTATTCCTG GAGTGGAAGCTGTTGGTGTGGTGACAGCTGTGGGGCCTGGGACGGCTGGTAGAGAAGTTGGAGACCTTGTTGCTCATGCTGGTCGTACAATGGGTGCATATGCAGAAGAACAAATAGTTCCTGTTGACAAAGCTGTACTGCTTCCTCCTCTTATTGATCCCATAGTTGCAGCATCTTGCATGGCTAAAGGAATGACATCCCAATTCTTGCTGCATCGCTGTTTCAAA GTTGAACCTGGACACAATGTTCTTATTCACGCAGCAGCTGGTGGAGTTGGGTCTCTGTTGTGCCAGTGGGCAAATGCTCTTGGTGCAACTGTTATTGGAACTGTTTCAACTCAACAGAAGGCTGCTCAAGCAAAGGAGGATGGATGCCACCATGTTATAATCTACAAGGAGGAGGATTTTGTCAGTCGTGTACATGAGATAACATCAGGCAAAGGAGTTGAAGTTGTCTATGATTCTGTTGGGAAGGACACCTTTGAG GGATCACTAGCATGCTTGAAGGCTCGAGGGTACATGATCAGTTTTGGGCAGTCGTCGGGGATACCAGATCCAGTTCCTTTGTCTGCTCTAGCAGCAAAGTCTCTATTCTTGGCAAGGCCGTTGCTGAGGCACTACAATTTGACTCGTGAAGAGCTGCTGGAAACTGCTGGAGAAGTATTTGCGAAAGTGGCATCAGGTGAACTTAGGGTCCGTGTAAATCATACTTATCCTTTATCCCAGGCTGCTGAAGCTCACTATGATCTCGAGAACCGTAAAACATCTGGCTCTGTTGTTCTTATACCAGACGCCGTTGATCAGTGA
- the LOC113764149 gene encoding uncharacterized protein LOC113764149 isoform X1 → MGLTSKLAILRHPPRHDLLLLLRRNPSLPRLPLFTVPQLQAWSSLSSSSYTTTSISFHNSNSSSSIKGGSGIKAFSESASSTMVKAIRVHEPGGPEVLKWEDVEVGEPKEGEIKVKNKAVGLNFIDIYFRKGVYKAASLPFTPGMEAAGVVIAVGPGLTGREVGDLVAYAGNPMGAYAEEQILPADKVVPVPTSIDPIIAASIMLKGMTTQVLVRRCFKVEPGHTVLVHAAAGGVGSLLCQWANALGATVIGAVSTKEKAAQAKDDGCQHVIIYKDEDFVTRVNEITSGKGVEVVYDSVGKDTFEGSLACLKPRGYMVNFGQSSGMPDPVPLSALAAKSLFLTRPSMMQYTSTRDELLETAGEVFANVASGVLRVRVNHTYPLSQAAQAHSDLESRKTSGSVVLIPDAVNL, encoded by the exons ATGGGACTAACTAGTAAGTTGGCAATCCTTCGTCACCCTCCTCGTCACgaccttcttcttcttcttcgaaGAAATCCTTCATTGCCACGTTTACCCCTCTTTACAGTTCCACAGCTGCAAGCCTGGTCGAGTCTGAGCAGTAGCAGTTACACTACTACTAGTATTAGCTTTCATAACAGTAACAGTAGTAGTAGTATCAAAGGCGGCAGCGGAATAAAAGCTTTCTCGGAATCAGCAAGTTCAACAATGGTCAAGGCTATCAGGGTTCACGAACCTGGCGGCCCAGAG GTTCTGAAATGGGAAGATGTGGAAGTTGGGGAGCCGAAGGAAGGGGagatcaaagtgaaaaacaaGGCTGTTGGACTAAACTTCATTGACATATACTTCAGGAAAGGAGTATACAAGGCAGCCTCACTGCCTTTTACTCCAG GAATGGAAGCTGCTGGTGTGGTTATAGCTGTGGGGCCTGGGCTAACTGGCAGAGAAGTTGGAGACCTAGTTGCCTATGCTGGTAATCCAATGGGTGCATATGCAGAAGAACAAATACTTCCTGCGGACAAAGTAGTACCAGTTCCTACTTCAATTGACCCTATTATTGCAGCTTCTATCATGCTTAAAGGAATGACAACTCAAGTCTTAGTCCGTCGCTGTTTCAAA GTTGAGCCTGGACACACGGTTCTTGTTCATGCAGCTGCAGGGGGTGTTGGGTCACTGTTGTGCCAGTGGGCAAATGCCCTTGGTGCAACTGTCATTGGAGCTGTTTCAACCAAAGAGAAGGCAGCTCAAGCAAAGGATGATGGATGTCAACATGTCATAATCTACAAGGATGAGGATTTTGTCACTCGTGTTAATGAGATAACATCAGGCAAAGGAGTTGAAGTAGTCTATGATTCTGTTGGCAAAGACACCTTTGAG GGGTCGCTAGCATGCTTGAAACCCCGTGGGTACATGGTTAATTTTGGGCAGTCGTCTGGTATGCCAGACCCGGTACCTTTGTCTGCTCTTGCAGCAAAGTCTTTATTCTTGACTAGGCCTTCAATGATGCAATACACTTCAACTCGGGATGAACTATTGGAAACTGCAGGAGAAGTATTTGCTAATGTAGCATCAGGTGTGCTGCGGGTTCGAGTAAATCATACTTATCCCTTATCCCAGGCTGCTCAGGCGCATTCTGATCTTGAGAGTCGAAAAACGTCTGGCTCTGTTGTTCTCATACCAGACGCCGTTAATCTGTGA
- the LOC113764149 gene encoding uncharacterized protein LOC113764149 isoform X2: MVKAIRVHEPGGPEVLKWEDVEVGEPKEGEIKVKNKAVGLNFIDIYFRKGVYKAASLPFTPGMEAAGVVIAVGPGLTGREVGDLVAYAGNPMGAYAEEQILPADKVVPVPTSIDPIIAASIMLKGMTTQVLVRRCFKVEPGHTVLVHAAAGGVGSLLCQWANALGATVIGAVSTKEKAAQAKDDGCQHVIIYKDEDFVTRVNEITSGKGVEVVYDSVGKDTFEGSLACLKPRGYMVNFGQSSGMPDPVPLSALAAKSLFLTRPSMMQYTSTRDELLETAGEVFANVASGVLRVRVNHTYPLSQAAQAHSDLESRKTSGSVVLIPDAVNL; the protein is encoded by the exons GTTCTGAAATGGGAAGATGTGGAAGTTGGGGAGCCGAAGGAAGGGGagatcaaagtgaaaaacaaGGCTGTTGGACTAAACTTCATTGACATATACTTCAGGAAAGGAGTATACAAGGCAGCCTCACTGCCTTTTACTCCAG GAATGGAAGCTGCTGGTGTGGTTATAGCTGTGGGGCCTGGGCTAACTGGCAGAGAAGTTGGAGACCTAGTTGCCTATGCTGGTAATCCAATGGGTGCATATGCAGAAGAACAAATACTTCCTGCGGACAAAGTAGTACCAGTTCCTACTTCAATTGACCCTATTATTGCAGCTTCTATCATGCTTAAAGGAATGACAACTCAAGTCTTAGTCCGTCGCTGTTTCAAA GTTGAGCCTGGACACACGGTTCTTGTTCATGCAGCTGCAGGGGGTGTTGGGTCACTGTTGTGCCAGTGGGCAAATGCCCTTGGTGCAACTGTCATTGGAGCTGTTTCAACCAAAGAGAAGGCAGCTCAAGCAAAGGATGATGGATGTCAACATGTCATAATCTACAAGGATGAGGATTTTGTCACTCGTGTTAATGAGATAACATCAGGCAAAGGAGTTGAAGTAGTCTATGATTCTGTTGGCAAAGACACCTTTGAG GGGTCGCTAGCATGCTTGAAACCCCGTGGGTACATGGTTAATTTTGGGCAGTCGTCTGGTATGCCAGACCCGGTACCTTTGTCTGCTCTTGCAGCAAAGTCTTTATTCTTGACTAGGCCTTCAATGATGCAATACACTTCAACTCGGGATGAACTATTGGAAACTGCAGGAGAAGTATTTGCTAATGTAGCATCAGGTGTGCTGCGGGTTCGAGTAAATCATACTTATCCCTTATCCCAGGCTGCTCAGGCGCATTCTGATCTTGAGAGTCGAAAAACGTCTGGCTCTGTTGTTCTCATACCAGACGCCGTTAATCTGTGA